In Labrys wisconsinensis, a single genomic region encodes these proteins:
- a CDS encoding ABC transporter permease, whose amino-acid sequence MAESNALTRWRYRYLSGRLVGEILSKSWIDSAIPVVALLVTAAVMAFLIPGLLKPAYVADLSRQLAEFGLVALALTIVLLSGGIDLSVGSVFALCVLAALSGVNVLALPFPVALGMTLGVGLVCGLINGVLIGYLRLRAFITTLVTLVIYRAIYDIVFPRLASAIVGSTPDSPGWDFLGFGAVHGVPVSFLIFALIAVALHITLSRLRPGWRLRAVGGARKSAYNAGIDVKRTVCMAYVSSGLLTAVAAFLFAARLGSTGADTGIGLEISVLTAVVLGGVSLGGGRGSVGSAIIGAILVLILTNGLIRLSTPGSVNQLLLGLILILAVLFDAKWVKNRGKILSKVYVSPTYLALPEQAGAHGDTFALNDRLGDVELIGLGEVEGPEDVVLDRDGHLYTGTRHGTIVRFLAPDYGRHEVFARIGGHPLGLCFAANGDLLTCVGGMGVYKVGPDGTVAKVTDETNRSWLSVIDDSRLRLPDDLDVAPDGRIFFSEATIRYEMADWVVDALEGRGNGRLICHDPATGKTRTVLRGLIFPNGITICRDGQSLLFAETWACRISRYWFDGPNKGRTEIFIADLPGYPDNINRGSDGTYWIALLGLRTKTFDLAMRKPGFRRRMARRIASDEWLFPNVNRGCVAQVSEEGRVLQVLWDRGGENHPSITSTCEHRGYLYLGGVSNNRIGRIRLPGADPDWTARRDTWGKD is encoded by the coding sequence ATGGCAGAGAGCAACGCGCTGACGCGGTGGCGCTATAGGTATCTCTCCGGCCGCCTGGTCGGAGAGATCCTGTCCAAGAGCTGGATCGACAGCGCGATCCCGGTCGTCGCCCTCCTGGTGACGGCCGCCGTCATGGCGTTCCTGATCCCGGGCCTGCTCAAGCCGGCCTATGTCGCCGACCTCTCGCGCCAACTCGCCGAATTCGGCCTGGTCGCTCTCGCTCTCACCATCGTGCTCCTGTCGGGCGGCATCGATCTCTCCGTCGGATCCGTGTTCGCGCTCTGCGTGCTGGCGGCGCTGTCCGGCGTGAATGTCCTGGCCCTGCCGTTTCCCGTCGCGCTCGGCATGACACTCGGCGTCGGCCTCGTCTGCGGCCTCATCAACGGCGTCCTGATCGGCTATCTCCGGCTGCGCGCCTTCATCACCACCCTGGTGACCCTGGTCATCTACCGCGCCATCTACGACATCGTCTTTCCCCGCCTGGCGAGCGCCATCGTCGGCAGCACGCCGGACTCGCCGGGCTGGGACTTTCTCGGTTTCGGCGCCGTCCATGGCGTGCCCGTGTCCTTCCTGATCTTCGCCCTCATCGCGGTCGCCCTCCATATCACGCTGTCCCGGTTGCGGCCCGGCTGGCGCCTGCGGGCGGTCGGCGGCGCGCGCAAGTCCGCCTACAATGCCGGCATCGACGTCAAGCGCACCGTCTGCATGGCCTATGTCTCGTCCGGCCTGCTGACGGCGGTCGCCGCCTTCCTGTTCGCGGCACGCCTCGGCAGCACCGGCGCCGATACCGGCATCGGCCTGGAGATCTCGGTGCTGACGGCCGTGGTGCTGGGCGGCGTGTCGCTCGGCGGCGGCCGGGGCTCGGTCGGCAGCGCCATCATCGGCGCGATCCTGGTGCTGATCCTCACCAACGGCCTGATCCGCCTGTCGACGCCGGGCTCGGTCAACCAGCTGCTGCTCGGCCTGATCCTGATCCTGGCGGTGCTCTTCGACGCCAAATGGGTGAAGAATCGCGGCAAGATCCTGAGCAAGGTCTATGTCTCGCCGACCTACCTCGCCCTGCCCGAGCAGGCCGGTGCGCACGGCGACACCTTCGCCCTCAACGACCGCCTCGGCGATGTCGAGCTGATCGGCCTCGGCGAGGTGGAAGGCCCGGAGGACGTCGTCCTCGACCGGGACGGCCATCTCTACACCGGCACGCGGCACGGCACGATCGTGCGTTTTCTCGCTCCCGACTACGGGAGGCACGAGGTCTTCGCCCGGATCGGCGGGCATCCGCTCGGCCTCTGCTTCGCCGCGAACGGGGATCTCCTGACTTGCGTGGGCGGCATGGGCGTCTACAAGGTCGGCCCCGACGGCACCGTCGCCAAGGTCACCGACGAGACCAACCGCAGCTGGCTCTCGGTCATCGATGATTCCAGGCTACGCCTGCCCGACGACCTCGACGTGGCGCCGGACGGCCGGATCTTCTTCAGCGAGGCGACGATCCGCTACGAGATGGCGGACTGGGTGGTCGATGCGCTGGAGGGCCGCGGCAATGGCCGGCTGATCTGCCACGATCCCGCGACCGGCAAGACCCGCACGGTGCTGCGCGGCCTGATCTTTCCCAACGGCATCACCATCTGCCGCGACGGCCAGTCACTGCTGTTCGCCGAGACCTGGGCCTGCCGGATCTCGCGCTACTGGTTCGACGGCCCGAACAAGGGGCGGACGGAAATCTTCATCGCCGACCTTCCCGGCTATCCCGACAACATCAACCGCGGCTCCGACGGCACCTATTGGATCGCGCTGCTGGGCCTGCGGACGAAGACGTTCGATCTCGCCATGCGCAAGCCCGGCTTCCGCCGCCGCATGGCCCGCCGGATCGCGTCCGACGAATGGCTGTTTCCGAACGTCAATCGCGGCTGCGTCGCGCAGGTCTCGGAAGAGGGCAGGGTGCTTCAGGTGCTGTGGGACCGCGGCGGCGAGAACCATCCCTCGATCACGTCCACATGCGAGCACCGGGGCTATCTCTATCTCGGCGGCGTCTCCAACAACCGCATCGGCCGCATCCGCCTGCCCGGCGCCGATCCCGACTGGACGGCGCGGCGCGACACTTGGGGGAAGGACTGA
- a CDS encoding sugar ABC transporter ATP-binding protein yields MTDIVEFRDATKSFRGVAAFSHVNFALRKGEVHALLGENGAGKSTLTKVLAGLYPLTSGAMLVEGVARTFASPADALASGVAMVFQETNLIPSMTVAQNLFLGEESFFNRLRGVNIRAQQHLQRLSFHVEPTALVSSLGAAKKQMVEIARAVQHRARIFIFDEPTATLTPEEKQHFFTLVERLKADGASIIFISHALEEALAIADRISILRDGELIVTDETRTFTRDRIIQAMVGRQLKDELYGTARTRKARPIGRKVLALENVSMGKAVRSATLSVFAGQVTGMFGLVGAGRTEMMKIAAGVLKRDLFHGGRVKLNGESVRFSVPRSAVRRRVAYVTEDRKLDGLFDTMGISQNIFLGRLARGSNPLSVVGMGEAREAASEWIERLNIRTIRQGAKVVELSGGNQQKVVIAKSLIQSPDLIIFDEPTRGVDVGAIAEIHAMIQGLADAGAAVVVISSYLPEILAISDRILVAKQGRIIEEMSIEEASEEKIMYAAVH; encoded by the coding sequence ATGACCGACATCGTCGAATTCCGGGACGCGACCAAGTCGTTCCGCGGCGTCGCCGCCTTCAGCCATGTGAACTTCGCCCTGCGCAAGGGCGAGGTCCATGCCCTGCTGGGCGAGAACGGCGCGGGCAAGTCGACCCTCACCAAGGTGCTCGCCGGCCTCTACCCCCTGACGTCGGGGGCGATGCTGGTGGAGGGCGTGGCGCGGACATTCGCCTCGCCGGCGGACGCCCTCGCCAGCGGCGTCGCCATGGTGTTCCAGGAGACCAACCTCATTCCGTCGATGACGGTGGCCCAGAACCTCTTCCTGGGCGAGGAGAGCTTCTTCAACCGGCTGCGCGGCGTCAACATCAGGGCCCAGCAGCATCTGCAGCGCCTGAGCTTCCACGTCGAGCCGACGGCGCTGGTCTCCTCGCTCGGCGCCGCCAAGAAGCAGATGGTCGAGATTGCCCGGGCCGTGCAGCATCGGGCGCGCATCTTCATCTTCGATGAGCCGACCGCGACGCTGACCCCGGAGGAGAAGCAGCATTTCTTCACGCTGGTCGAACGCCTCAAGGCCGATGGCGCCTCGATCATCTTCATCTCGCACGCGCTGGAGGAGGCGCTGGCGATCGCCGACCGCATCAGCATCCTGCGCGACGGCGAGCTCATCGTCACCGACGAGACCCGGACCTTCACCCGCGACCGCATCATCCAGGCCATGGTCGGCCGCCAGCTCAAGGACGAGCTCTACGGCACGGCACGGACGCGCAAGGCCAGGCCGATCGGCCGCAAGGTCCTGGCGCTCGAGAACGTCTCCATGGGCAAGGCGGTGCGCAGCGCCACGCTGTCGGTCTTCGCCGGCCAGGTCACCGGCATGTTCGGCCTGGTCGGGGCGGGGCGGACGGAAATGATGAAGATCGCCGCCGGCGTCCTCAAGCGCGACCTCTTCCACGGCGGCCGCGTCAAGCTGAACGGCGAGAGCGTGCGCTTCAGCGTTCCGCGCAGCGCGGTGAGGCGGCGCGTCGCCTATGTCACCGAGGACCGCAAGCTCGACGGCCTCTTCGACACCATGGGCATTTCCCAGAACATCTTCCTGGGCAGGCTCGCGAGGGGAAGCAACCCCTTGTCGGTGGTCGGCATGGGTGAGGCCCGTGAGGCCGCGTCCGAATGGATCGAGAGGCTCAACATCCGGACGATCCGCCAGGGCGCCAAGGTCGTCGAGCTCTCCGGCGGCAACCAGCAGAAGGTGGTGATCGCCAAGAGCCTGATCCAGAGTCCGGACCTGATCATCTTCGACGAGCCGACGCGCGGGGTGGATGTCGGGGCGATCGCCGAGATCCATGCGATGATCCAGGGCCTCGCCGATGCCGGGGCGGCCGTGGTGGTCATCTCTTCCTATCTCCCGGAAATCCTGGCCATATCGGATCGTATCCTGGTCGCCAAGCAGGGGCGTATCATCGAGGAGATGTCGATCGAGGAGGCGAGCGAGGAGAAGATCATGTACGCGGCGGTGCACTGA
- a CDS encoding hydroxymethylglutaryl-CoA lyase, with the protein MDDDRTVTLVEVGPRDGLQNEKAVIATQDKLALIERLADAGLTRIEATAFVSPKWVPQMADHDAVMRGARRRPGLTLSALVPNEKGAVAAIAAGAQELAVFASASESFARENTNCTIAESIERFGPVLALARTHRLPVRGYVSCAVDCPYEGPIAPAMVRAVAERLLDIGCAEIAVADTIGRGTPERVDAMLADVIEAVPIGRLACHFHDTSGQALANIDVALGHGIRIVDSAIGGLGGCPYAPGAAGNVATERVVAHLASLRYDTGVDPDKLAVARAFASGLKTAK; encoded by the coding sequence ATGGACGACGACAGGACGGTCACCCTTGTCGAGGTCGGACCGCGTGACGGCCTGCAGAACGAGAAGGCCGTCATCGCGACGCAAGACAAGCTTGCGCTGATCGAGCGTCTGGCCGATGCGGGCTTGACCCGCATCGAGGCGACGGCCTTCGTCTCGCCGAAATGGGTGCCGCAGATGGCGGATCACGATGCGGTCATGCGGGGCGCCCGGCGGCGGCCCGGACTGACGCTCTCGGCTCTCGTTCCCAACGAGAAGGGCGCGGTCGCGGCCATTGCGGCCGGCGCCCAGGAATTGGCGGTGTTCGCCAGCGCGTCGGAGAGTTTCGCGCGAGAGAATACCAATTGCACCATCGCCGAGAGCATCGAGCGCTTCGGGCCCGTGCTGGCCCTGGCGCGGACGCATCGGCTTCCAGTCAGAGGTTATGTCTCCTGCGCGGTCGATTGTCCCTATGAAGGGCCGATCGCGCCGGCCATGGTGCGCGCCGTCGCGGAGCGCCTTCTGGACATCGGCTGCGCGGAGATCGCCGTCGCCGACACGATCGGCCGGGGCACGCCGGAGCGGGTCGACGCCATGCTGGCTGATGTGATCGAGGCCGTGCCGATCGGACGGCTCGCCTGCCATTTCCACGACACGTCCGGCCAGGCGCTGGCCAATATCGACGTGGCGCTCGGGCACGGCATCCGCATCGTCGACAGCGCCATCGGCGGGCTGGGCGGGTGTCCCTATGCGCCGGGCGCGGCCGGCAATGTCGCCACGGAACGCGTGGTCGCGCACTTGGCTTCGTTGAGATACGACACCGGCGTCGATCCCGACAAGCTGGCCGTCGCCAGGGCCTTTGCATCAGGTCTGAAGACTGCGAAATAG
- a CDS encoding tyrosine phosphatase family protein, with product MRIHVCSLARLEAVVAETGARHLVTLINAATPVTRPASISPANHLFLGMNDIPEPMEGHVAPGEEHLEQLLAFLAGWDRTSPLVVHCWAGVSRSTAAAYVAACALDPARDEMEAALALRRASPTATPNPRIVALADARLNRGGRMIAAIAAIGRGADCHEGTPFAYEV from the coding sequence ATGCGCATCCATGTCTGTTCCCTCGCCCGCCTCGAAGCCGTCGTCGCCGAGACCGGCGCCCGGCACCTGGTGACGCTGATCAACGCCGCGACGCCGGTGACGCGACCGGCGTCGATCAGCCCGGCCAACCACCTGTTCCTCGGCATGAACGACATTCCCGAGCCGATGGAGGGCCATGTCGCTCCGGGGGAGGAGCATCTGGAGCAGTTGCTCGCCTTCCTCGCCGGCTGGGACCGGACGAGCCCGCTGGTGGTGCATTGCTGGGCCGGGGTCAGCCGCTCGACGGCGGCGGCCTATGTCGCGGCCTGCGCGCTCGATCCTGCGCGCGACGAGATGGAGGCGGCGCTGGCGCTGCGCCGCGCCTCGCCCACCGCCACGCCCAATCCACGCATCGTGGCGCTGGCCGACGCCAGGCTGAACCGCGGCGGCCGGATGATCGCCGCCATCGCCGCGATCGGGCGCGGCGCGGATTGCCACGAGGGCACGCCCTTCGCCTACGAGGTGTGA
- a CDS encoding HD family hydrolase, with protein MARAPAPPRAWQRMLSGRRLDLLDPSPLDIEIEDIAHGLARVARWNGQTRGEAIFSVAQHSVLVADIADALEPQASTATRLTVLLHDAPEYVIGDMISPFKAVIGESYKSVEARLLAAIRVRFGLPPQTPAAAKALTKKADHVAAFLEATELAGFALEEARRFFGDPRPLPQPIAAGRLTALPAEAAQAAFLDRFAELTS; from the coding sequence ATGGCGCGGGCGCCGGCGCCGCCGCGGGCCTGGCAGCGCATGCTGTCCGGCCGCAGGCTCGACCTTCTCGACCCCTCGCCGCTCGACATCGAGATCGAGGACATCGCCCATGGCCTTGCCCGCGTCGCCCGCTGGAACGGCCAGACGCGGGGCGAGGCGATCTTCTCGGTGGCGCAGCACTCGGTGCTGGTCGCCGACATCGCCGACGCCCTGGAGCCGCAGGCCAGCACCGCGACGCGGCTGACCGTGCTGCTGCACGATGCGCCCGAATATGTGATCGGCGACATGATCTCGCCGTTCAAGGCGGTGATCGGCGAGAGCTACAAGAGCGTCGAGGCGCGGCTCCTGGCGGCCATCCGCGTCCGGTTCGGCCTGCCGCCCCAGACCCCGGCCGCGGCCAAGGCGCTGACCAAGAAGGCCGACCATGTCGCCGCCTTCCTGGAGGCGACGGAGCTCGCCGGCTTCGCCCTGGAGGAGGCGCGGCGGTTCTTCGGCGATCCCAGGCCGCTGCCGCAGCCGATCGCGGCGGGGCGGCTCACGGCGCTGCCGGCCGAAGCGGCGCAGGCCGCCTTCCTCGACCGATTCGCAGAGCTGACGTCCTGA
- a CDS encoding DNA-3-methyladenine glycosylase I, giving the protein MDRTALLYPDGKTRCPWPGADPLYIAYHDTDWGVPDYGSRALFEKLILDGFQAGLSWITILRKREHFRNVFENFEAERIVRFGPDKVEALMQDGGIIRNRAKILGTIESAKVYLAIEEREGFSRYLWDFMDGRPLQNAWRSTGEVPAETALSQAISKDLKAKGFKFCGPTIVYAFMQAVGMVNDHLVGCFRYEDCAALGRAGHPG; this is encoded by the coding sequence ATGGACCGCACAGCCCTGCTCTATCCCGACGGCAAGACGCGCTGCCCCTGGCCGGGGGCCGATCCGCTCTACATCGCCTATCACGACACCGACTGGGGCGTACCGGACTATGGCAGCCGGGCCCTGTTCGAGAAGCTGATCCTCGACGGGTTCCAGGCGGGCTTGTCCTGGATCACCATCCTGCGCAAGCGCGAGCATTTCCGAAACGTGTTCGAGAATTTCGAGGCCGAGCGCATCGTGCGGTTCGGGCCCGACAAGGTCGAGGCGCTGATGCAGGACGGCGGCATCATCCGCAACCGGGCCAAGATCCTCGGCACGATCGAGAGCGCCAAGGTCTATCTCGCCATCGAGGAGCGCGAAGGTTTTTCGCGCTATCTCTGGGATTTCATGGACGGGCGGCCGCTGCAGAACGCCTGGCGCAGCACCGGCGAGGTGCCGGCCGAAACGGCGCTGTCGCAGGCGATCTCGAAAGACCTGAAAGCCAAGGGCTTCAAGTTCTGCGGGCCGACCATCGTCTACGCCTTCATGCAGGCGGTGGGCATGGTCAACGACCACTTGGTCGGCTGCTTCCGCTACGAGGACTGCGCCGCGCTCGGCCGTGCGGGGCATCCGGGCTGA
- a CDS encoding quinone oxidoreductase family protein encodes MKAILFDDIGSPLEVLRLAEIPVPAIGDDQALVRMVSASINPGDFLFIQGLYPEPKKPHLPGQVAGNHGAGIIEKVGAQVALKPGTLVAFSYYGTWADYAAVPAEWLIPLPEGYPVERAGQLMNPITAWDLLAESGVQPGQWLALTAGYSSISTMVLQFARRRGINVIPFVRRLHADLDLGDLGAAAVVDLSNATTGVRETVMAITGNAGLHGVIDNVGGPVTGELVRSLAFGGRLVINGGMSAERFALHNFDVLLSGAEIRASVYRYFFSPPRDDDGPVLREIAELFRRPDFHVPVGGVHPLEDFQRAVGDAWNHPNLGKQMFRM; translated from the coding sequence ATGAAAGCAATCCTGTTCGATGACATCGGCTCGCCCCTGGAAGTGCTCCGCCTCGCCGAGATTCCGGTCCCGGCGATCGGCGACGACCAGGCGCTCGTCAGAATGGTCTCGGCCTCGATCAACCCGGGAGACTTCCTGTTCATCCAGGGCCTCTACCCCGAACCGAAGAAGCCGCACCTGCCGGGGCAGGTCGCGGGAAACCACGGCGCCGGCATCATCGAGAAGGTCGGCGCGCAGGTCGCGCTGAAGCCCGGCACGCTCGTCGCCTTCAGCTATTACGGCACCTGGGCGGACTATGCCGCCGTTCCCGCGGAATGGCTGATCCCGCTGCCGGAGGGCTATCCCGTCGAGCGGGCCGGACAATTGATGAACCCGATCACCGCCTGGGATCTCCTGGCGGAGTCGGGCGTGCAGCCCGGGCAATGGCTGGCGCTCACCGCCGGCTATTCCTCGATCTCGACCATGGTGCTGCAGTTCGCCAGGCGGCGCGGCATCAACGTCATCCCCTTCGTCCGGCGCCTGCACGCCGATCTCGACCTCGGCGATCTCGGGGCGGCCGCGGTCGTCGACCTCTCGAACGCGACGACGGGCGTGAGGGAAACGGTGATGGCGATCACCGGGAATGCCGGCCTTCACGGCGTCATCGACAATGTCGGCGGTCCCGTGACCGGCGAACTGGTCCGCAGCCTCGCCTTCGGCGGACGGCTGGTCATCAACGGCGGCATGAGCGCCGAGCGATTCGCGCTGCACAATTTCGACGTGCTGCTGAGCGGGGCGGAGATCAGGGCCAGCGTCTATCGCTATTTCTTCTCGCCGCCCCGCGACGACGACGGGCCGGTGCTGCGCGAGATCGCCGAACTCTTCCGCCGACCCGATTTCCATGTCCCGGTCGGCGGGGTCCACCCGCTCGAAGATTTCCAACGCGCCGTCGGCGACGCCTGGAACCATCCGAACCTCGGAAAGCAGATGTTCAGGATGTAG
- a CDS encoding alpha/beta fold hydrolase, with protein sequence MIRTVLATLALVLATPAAAEQPGLPAGFESRMIATPGADLFVRVGGAGDPVVLLHGYVESGDMWGPLASELVKHHTVIVPDLRGLGRSSRPADGYDKKTQARDIRSIVEALGFDRAAIVGHDLGGMVAYAYAAEFPQEVTRLVVMEAVPPGIGPWDQIVRIPAVWHFSFRGPEAERLVAGRERIYFDRFWNDFSGDPSRIDDATRDHYARQYAAPGAMRAGFAQFAAFDTDVRDNAVFARTKLTMPVLAVGGERADRAFGAAAAAAMRTLASHVDEVLIPGAGHWLIEENPDLTVARVASFLDGR encoded by the coding sequence ATGATCAGGACCGTCCTCGCCACCCTCGCCCTCGTCCTCGCAACGCCGGCCGCGGCGGAGCAGCCGGGCCTCCCCGCTGGCTTCGAGAGCCGGATGATCGCCACGCCGGGCGCCGACCTCTTCGTCCGGGTCGGCGGCGCGGGCGATCCGGTCGTGCTGCTGCACGGCTATGTCGAGAGCGGCGACATGTGGGGACCGCTCGCATCGGAGCTGGTGAAGCACCACACCGTGATCGTGCCCGACCTGCGCGGCCTCGGGCGCTCGTCGCGGCCGGCCGACGGCTACGACAAGAAGACCCAGGCCCGGGATATCCGCAGCATCGTCGAGGCGCTCGGCTTCGACCGGGCCGCGATCGTCGGGCACGATCTCGGCGGCATGGTCGCCTATGCCTATGCGGCGGAATTTCCGCAGGAGGTAACCCGGCTCGTCGTCATGGAAGCCGTCCCGCCCGGCATCGGCCCGTGGGACCAGATCGTCAGGATCCCGGCCGTCTGGCATTTCTCCTTCCGCGGGCCCGAGGCCGAGCGTCTCGTCGCCGGCCGCGAGCGCATCTATTTCGACCGGTTCTGGAACGATTTCTCCGGCGACCCGTCCCGGATCGACGATGCGACGCGCGATCACTACGCCAGGCAATATGCCGCGCCCGGCGCCATGCGGGCGGGATTCGCCCAGTTCGCCGCCTTCGACACGGATGTGCGGGACAATGCGGTCTTCGCGAGGACGAAGCTGACCATGCCGGTCCTGGCCGTCGGCGGCGAGCGGGCGGACCGGGCCTTCGGCGCCGCGGCGGCGGCGGCGATGCGCACGCTGGCGAGCCATGTCGACGAGGTCCTGATCCCCGGCGCGGGCCATTGGCTCATCGAAGAGAATCCGGACCTCACCGTCGCGCGCGTCGCCTCGTTCCTCGACGGCCGCTAG
- a CDS encoding GlxA family transcriptional regulator gives MSRPVHVVIWLPSTFYSAVAATLVEMLELVNGIRRSQVLSFEFVARQAVATSTSGISFETRPAPSRPMDVLILLAMPGLQVPELLRSLEEESRHARPLLDAARHDGAIIAAHCGAGYFLADAGLLDGKRATISWWLKTDALRRFPRVRWDPSRLLIRQGRIYTCGGGFSGLELGKALLKDLGFAREERIVRKLLVLPPSRQLQTPYEFPLQDVAPAPQSFREQLEALSRDRLPTLDLTVLADRMGLSPRTLSRRFAEDLQTSPGRWLQDRRLDMARELLERTTLAISEVCYRVGYQDVASFSRLFTRTTGLPPGEYRRQSR, from the coding sequence ATGTCCCGACCGGTCCATGTGGTGATCTGGCTGCCGTCGACCTTCTATTCCGCCGTCGCCGCCACGCTTGTCGAAATGCTCGAGCTGGTGAACGGCATCCGGCGTTCCCAGGTCCTGTCGTTCGAGTTCGTGGCGCGGCAGGCGGTCGCCACCTCGACATCGGGGATCTCCTTCGAGACCCGGCCCGCACCGTCCCGGCCGATGGACGTGCTCATCCTCCTCGCCATGCCCGGACTGCAGGTGCCGGAGCTGCTGCGGTCCCTGGAAGAGGAGAGCCGGCATGCGAGGCCCCTGCTGGATGCGGCCCGGCACGACGGCGCGATCATCGCCGCCCATTGCGGCGCGGGCTATTTCCTGGCCGATGCCGGCCTGCTCGACGGCAAGCGGGCAACCATCTCCTGGTGGTTGAAGACGGATGCCCTGCGCCGCTTCCCGCGCGTGCGGTGGGACCCCTCGCGCCTCCTGATCCGGCAGGGCCGGATCTACACCTGCGGCGGCGGTTTTTCCGGCCTCGAGCTCGGCAAGGCGCTGCTGAAAGATCTCGGCTTCGCCAGGGAAGAGCGCATCGTGCGCAAGCTCCTGGTCCTGCCGCCGTCGCGGCAGCTCCAGACCCCCTATGAGTTTCCGCTCCAGGACGTGGCGCCGGCGCCCCAGTCGTTCCGGGAGCAGCTCGAGGCCCTGTCACGAGATCGTCTGCCGACGCTCGATCTCACCGTCCTCGCCGACAGGATGGGGCTGTCGCCGCGGACCTTGTCGCGCCGGTTTGCCGAGGACCTGCAGACAAGCCCCGGGCGATGGCTCCAGGATCGGCGCCTGGACATGGCGCGGGAGCTCCTGGAACGGACGACGCTCGCCATTTCAGAGGTCTGCTATCGCGTCGGCTATCAGGACGTGGCCTCCTTCAGCCGGCTCTTCACCCGCACGACCGGCCTGCCGCCCGGCGAGTACCGCCGCCAGAGCCGGTAG
- a CDS encoding sensor histidine kinase produces the protein MSLRRLADVCRTTSFRLATLFLALFSLASLALFGFLFFEVKSFMRDKIDEWVLREEQEIVRLAPAEVKDRLQARIVGGANPERPMALFDRDGARVAGSAITPLAPLAANPAPFEFRLGGVPHETHFRGVVRQLPSGDMLVVAQGIGELREFNEVLVNAMILAGAVTALLGLAGAVLTGAAAVRQIDAITGATRDIITGDLSRRLPTDGTSGDVARLARVVNEMLAEIERLMREVKGVCDNIAHDLRTPLTRLLAGLERAQRRAATPADYAEGIDEAIGETRGILKTFGALLRISEVEDGVRRSGFTRVDLAEVTSDVVEFYEPFSEEKGVALQLAADSEPLPDFSGDRNLLFEAFGNLIDNAIKFTPAGGSVRVRSFREGDRVGVTVSDTGPGIPSEEQDAVLRRFYRAEKSRHRPGNGLGLSLVAAVARLHGMDVVFGGEAAGCSITLQYRPART, from the coding sequence ATGTCCTTAAGGCGCCTGGCTGACGTTTGCAGGACCACCAGCTTCCGCCTGGCGACCCTCTTCCTGGCGCTGTTCAGCCTGGCCTCGCTCGCGCTCTTCGGCTTCCTGTTCTTCGAGGTCAAGAGCTTCATGCGCGACAAGATCGACGAATGGGTGCTGCGCGAGGAGCAGGAGATCGTCCGCCTCGCCCCGGCCGAGGTCAAGGACCGGCTGCAGGCGCGGATCGTCGGCGGCGCCAATCCCGAACGGCCGATGGCGCTGTTCGACCGCGATGGCGCGCGCGTCGCCGGCAGCGCCATCACGCCGCTTGCGCCCTTGGCGGCCAACCCTGCTCCCTTCGAGTTCCGGCTCGGCGGCGTGCCGCACGAGACGCATTTCCGCGGCGTGGTCCGGCAGCTGCCGTCGGGTGACATGCTCGTCGTCGCCCAGGGCATCGGCGAGCTGCGCGAGTTCAACGAGGTCCTGGTCAACGCGATGATCCTGGCCGGAGCGGTGACGGCTCTGCTCGGACTGGCGGGCGCCGTCCTGACCGGCGCCGCCGCCGTGCGCCAGATCGACGCGATCACAGGCGCGACGCGGGACATCATCACCGGCGACCTCTCCCGGCGCCTGCCCACCGACGGCACCTCGGGCGACGTCGCCCGCCTGGCCCGGGTCGTCAACGAGATGCTCGCCGAGATCGAGCGGTTGATGCGCGAGGTGAAAGGCGTCTGCGACAACATCGCCCACGACCTGCGCACGCCGCTGACCCGGCTGCTGGCCGGCCTGGAGCGGGCGCAGCGCCGGGCCGCGACCCCGGCCGACTATGCCGAGGGGATCGACGAGGCGATCGGCGAAACCCGGGGGATCCTGAAGACCTTCGGCGCGCTGCTGCGGATCTCCGAAGTCGAGGACGGCGTGCGCCGATCCGGATTCACCCGTGTCGACCTCGCCGAAGTCACGTCCGACGTCGTGGAGTTCTATGAACCCTTCTCCGAGGAAAAAGGGGTCGCGCTGCAGCTTGCCGCCGACAGCGAGCCATTGCCGGACTTCTCGGGAGACCGCAATCTCCTGTTCGAGGCCTTCGGTAACCTCATCGACAACGCCATCAAGTTCACGCCGGCCGGCGGAAGCGTCCGCGTCAGGAGCTTTCGTGAGGGCGACCGCGTCGGCGTGACCGTTTCCGACACCGGGCCGGGCATTCCCAGCGAGGAGCAGGACGCGGTGCTGCGCCGCTTCTATCGCGCCGAGAAGAGCCGGCATCGGCCCGGCAACGGGCTGGGCCTCAGCCTCGTCGCCGCCGTCGCCCGCCTGCACGGGATGGACGTCGTCTTCGGCGGCGAGGCAGCCGGATGCAGCATCACCTTGCAATATCGCCCTGCCCGCACCTGA